A region of Oceaniferula marina DNA encodes the following proteins:
- a CDS encoding PEP-CTERM sorting domain-containing protein, with amino-acid sequence MKNTINRALIGTATASIFLSASASAASSLMFNYSQQSGNNIGAPGDVGVEALVNVTGNAGTQTGSLDGVGYSMTHGDYWQQGFGGLGDPYIAVLENNVTIAFDSLDGWLLSNSATAYEVTVYYSGNPNNGGQAAYIGTPSSVSIGGNTETITVVTDGGGTERWSGLGATHTFSSDTLTITDTATAYQAGISAIRIVAVPEPSSAALLGLGGVSLMLRRRK; translated from the coding sequence ATGAAAAATACAATTAATAGAGCTCTAATAGGGACGGCTACAGCCAGCATTTTTCTGTCAGCTTCAGCATCGGCAGCCTCATCGTTGATGTTCAACTACAGTCAGCAATCTGGTAATAACATCGGAGCGCCGGGTGACGTTGGCGTTGAAGCTCTCGTTAACGTTACAGGTAATGCTGGCACGCAAACAGGAAGCCTAGATGGTGTAGGTTACTCCATGACCCATGGTGATTATTGGCAACAAGGCTTTGGTGGCCTTGGTGACCCTTACATTGCTGTGCTAGAGAATAACGTTACTATTGCTTTCGATAGTCTAGATGGCTGGCTTCTTAGTAATAGTGCAACAGCTTATGAAGTTACCGTGTATTACTCAGGAAATCCAAATAATGGAGGGCAGGCTGCCTACATTGGAACACCTTCTTCTGTAAGTATTGGTGGAAATACTGAGACGATCACTGTAGTTACAGATGGTGGAGGCACTGAGCGTTGGAGTGGTCTTGGTGCGACCCATACGTTTTCATCAGACACATTGACGATTACAGATACGGCAACAGCCTATCAGGCAGGTATTTCTGCTATTCGCATTGTAGCCGTCCCCGAGCCTTCCAGTGCTGCGCTACTCGGATTGGGTGGGGTTTCATTGATGCTTCGCCGCCGTAAGTAA
- a CDS encoding LamG-like jellyroll fold domain-containing protein → MNEIDGVVPYGVTFGNHDGGSPGAFGSSRYQGKAWYLGASSNDLAHAQKFTAEGTTYIHINLPHSPKATELTWAQGIIDAHPDKPTIITTHGYMADNGVGRDANGNTIWNTLIEPNEEVFMVFCGHDWVSRHEIATTTSGRKVLQVMVNYQEIINGGQGWFQWAEFDPDQGEIRFKTYSPFLDLYRTDVSSQFTISATFGTGTIVLNGETGYSKASWNGGGGDANWQTIANWEGQAPVAGEVLEFKGTTQKVSVNDFPAGTSFGGIVFPPGKFSAGYQFSGNAITLTGDIVNMGGYGPDIPQTGPTVNLPITLVGERQVNTGDWDMTINGVLSGSGSLTKTHGRDYIHGAYDGGVHLGDLYLTALNTYTGATRVTGGALLLVDASKSNLIPDSSGIHIYHNAVLHVKGLKDETLKLAAGQTLRGSGKVMGNTHVPSGASIAPGHAAPGTLFQLGDVTMESGSALNIRFGGSEVGDYDQLNVAGALTLGGATLNLSSHAAYTVSVGDTYMLIENDEVDAVTQQVVSGLGSHLAAGTTLPEGAIVSNDFLGSGLSAQISYVGGSGNDLVLKILPAPGPPEFTANPLVRADAVVEVPYHGTLAESALDGDGDPIVYSKVAGPEWLNVNPGGSISGTPTASDMGVNEFTVKARDSHGNSGTATLKVSVVPSKLVGVWEFENREALGTATVGSDLLLTGSIAAIGGPGGADGGAAAVGVGEFLTVLNPIGGNGTGNRTNEYTLLLDIKIPSLSPWIALFDTSGGGDADYFYSSSRGLGVSSEGYVDDHDPPNSILADTWHRMVISVDQGGRRSTYVDGVLVGNHNVGIVDADRWSLASSFTLFSDNGGGEEAVIHVSGVRLFNQALNADEVAGLGDINAADTDGDCMIDTIDTDDDNDGMEDSWENAHSLNRLADDRELDADGDGFSNWQEYVAATDPQSISSIPYVEVLPGLEVSEFRLQFPTSSSRYYAIEHSETMLADSWNLVSRIFLGSGAKELIPFSVPSARGFYRVVIFLP, encoded by the coding sequence ATGAATGAGATTGATGGTGTTGTCCCATATGGTGTGACTTTTGGGAACCATGACGGAGGCTCTCCTGGGGCATTTGGATCTTCTCGATACCAAGGCAAGGCATGGTATCTCGGCGCGAGTTCGAATGATTTGGCGCATGCCCAGAAGTTCACAGCAGAGGGCACAACCTATATCCATATCAACCTGCCACATAGCCCAAAGGCGACAGAGCTCACGTGGGCGCAGGGGATCATCGATGCTCATCCAGATAAACCAACGATCATCACCACACACGGGTACATGGCCGACAATGGGGTTGGTCGTGATGCAAACGGCAATACCATCTGGAATACCCTGATTGAGCCTAACGAAGAAGTGTTTATGGTCTTTTGTGGGCACGATTGGGTATCGCGGCATGAGATAGCCACCACGACTTCAGGGCGTAAAGTGCTGCAGGTGATGGTGAATTACCAGGAGATCATCAACGGGGGGCAGGGCTGGTTTCAGTGGGCGGAATTCGACCCCGACCAGGGAGAAATCCGTTTTAAAACCTATTCGCCGTTTTTAGATCTCTACCGCACGGATGTTTCGAGTCAATTTACGATCTCCGCAACGTTTGGGACTGGGACGATCGTGCTCAATGGCGAGACCGGCTACAGCAAAGCCTCTTGGAATGGAGGGGGGGGTGACGCCAACTGGCAAACCATCGCCAACTGGGAAGGACAAGCACCCGTCGCTGGTGAGGTGCTTGAATTTAAGGGCACCACCCAAAAAGTATCGGTCAACGATTTTCCGGCAGGGACGAGTTTTGGTGGTATTGTCTTCCCTCCTGGTAAATTTTCCGCCGGCTATCAGTTTAGTGGAAATGCCATCACGCTCACTGGCGATATTGTCAACATGGGAGGCTATGGGCCAGATATCCCTCAAACCGGCCCCACGGTGAACCTGCCGATCACGTTGGTAGGTGAACGGCAGGTGAATACCGGAGATTGGGATATGACCATCAATGGGGTTCTCAGTGGTTCAGGTTCACTCACCAAGACGCACGGGCGTGATTACATCCATGGAGCTTATGATGGAGGAGTCCACCTTGGTGATTTGTATTTAACGGCTCTGAACACCTACACGGGGGCGACCAGAGTAACTGGTGGTGCGCTGTTGCTTGTTGATGCTTCAAAGTCGAACCTGATTCCTGATTCTTCGGGGATTCACATCTACCACAATGCGGTTTTGCATGTAAAAGGCTTGAAGGATGAAACTTTGAAACTTGCAGCCGGGCAGACCTTGAGAGGAAGCGGTAAGGTTATGGGAAATACCCACGTACCTTCCGGGGCAAGTATTGCTCCGGGGCATGCTGCGCCCGGCACCTTGTTCCAGTTAGGTGATGTTACGATGGAGTCAGGCTCGGCATTGAATATTCGCTTTGGGGGCTCGGAGGTCGGTGACTATGATCAACTGAATGTTGCCGGCGCGTTAACTCTTGGTGGTGCCACACTCAACCTGAGCTCGCACGCCGCTTATACGGTGAGTGTGGGGGATACCTATATGCTGATTGAGAATGATGAGGTGGATGCTGTGACTCAACAAGTGGTGAGCGGGCTGGGGTCTCATTTGGCTGCTGGGACGACGCTGCCGGAAGGGGCCATTGTATCGAATGATTTTCTCGGAAGCGGGCTGTCGGCTCAGATTTCCTACGTGGGAGGATCTGGCAATGATCTTGTGCTGAAGATCTTACCGGCCCCTGGGCCTCCTGAGTTCACTGCGAACCCTCTTGTTCGGGCTGATGCCGTTGTCGAGGTTCCATATCATGGGACTTTGGCTGAGTCAGCCCTTGATGGTGACGGCGATCCCATCGTCTATAGCAAGGTGGCGGGACCGGAATGGCTAAATGTGAATCCAGGAGGCTCCATATCAGGGACTCCAACAGCTTCTGATATGGGAGTGAATGAATTTACGGTCAAGGCAAGGGACAGCCATGGGAATTCGGGGACTGCAACATTGAAGGTTTCGGTCGTGCCTAGTAAGTTGGTCGGAGTCTGGGAGTTTGAAAACCGTGAAGCCTTGGGAACCGCAACGGTAGGCAGCGATCTGTTACTCACCGGATCGATCGCGGCGATTGGTGGCCCTGGCGGAGCGGATGGGGGAGCTGCTGCTGTGGGGGTAGGTGAGTTTCTAACCGTGTTGAACCCTATTGGAGGCAACGGCACCGGAAACCGGACAAATGAATACACCTTGTTGCTGGATATTAAAATTCCGAGCCTCAGCCCTTGGATTGCCTTGTTCGATACCAGTGGTGGAGGTGATGCGGATTACTTTTATAGTTCCAGCCGCGGGCTTGGAGTCTCTTCCGAGGGGTATGTGGATGATCATGATCCTCCGAATTCGATTTTGGCGGATACATGGCACCGAATGGTGATCAGTGTGGATCAGGGAGGTAGGAGAAGCACTTACGTGGACGGTGTTCTAGTTGGCAATCACAATGTTGGCATTGTTGACGCTGATCGTTGGAGTTTGGCGTCTTCCTTTACCTTGTTTTCGGATAATGGAGGTGGTGAAGAGGCTGTGATCCATGTTTCAGGTGTTCGCTTGTTTAACCAAGCTTTGAATGCTGATGAAGTGGCTGGGCTGGGCGACATCAATGCGGCCGATACCGACGGCGACTGCATGATCGATACGATAGACACCGATGACGACAACGACGGCATGGAGGATAGCTGGGAGAACGCGCATTCGTTGAACCGTCTGGCTGATGATCGAGAGCTGGATGCCGATGGTGACGGTTTTTCCAACTGGCAGGAATACGTTGCCGCGACCGATCCTCAGAGCATCTCGTCCATCCCCTATGTGGAAGTCTTGCCCGGACTTGAGGTCAGCGAATTCAGGCTGCAGTTTCCGACGTCCTCCAGTCGTTATTACGCCATTGAGCACAGTGAAACCATGCTTGCTGATAGCTGGAATCTGGTGAGCCGCATCTTTTTAGGTTCGGGAGCTAAGGAGCTCATTCCCTTTTCGGTCCCCAGTGCCCGCGGTTTTTACCGGGTGGTTATTTTTTTGCCGTAA
- a CDS encoding metallophosphoesterase family protein, with product MKIAIFSDIHANLEALEAVLADAEAQGADSYICLGDVVGYNADPAACLERVKAMGCPVVKGNHDQDCGHDTSLEMMNPVAAEALLWTREQLSPDQRQWLARLRMVRQVQNFTIVHSTLDQPISWNYVTNKFDAMANFSYQITPVCFYGHTHVPRIFTRTSKIQEVPAETIAIEENTQYFINTGSVGQPRDGDWRASYCIYDMDQNLVSFRRLEYDIETAQKKILDAGLPESLAERIAFGR from the coding sequence ATGAAAATTGCCATCTTCAGTGATATTCACGCCAACCTCGAAGCGCTCGAGGCGGTGCTCGCAGATGCCGAAGCCCAAGGTGCCGACAGTTACATTTGCCTCGGTGATGTGGTCGGATACAACGCCGACCCGGCTGCCTGCCTCGAACGGGTCAAAGCCATGGGATGCCCGGTCGTCAAAGGTAACCACGACCAGGACTGCGGCCACGATACCTCACTCGAGATGATGAACCCAGTAGCAGCCGAAGCCCTGCTCTGGACGCGCGAACAACTCTCACCCGACCAGCGCCAATGGCTCGCCCGCCTGCGCATGGTCCGCCAGGTCCAGAACTTCACCATCGTTCACTCGACCCTCGACCAACCTATTTCCTGGAACTACGTCACCAACAAGTTCGACGCCATGGCCAATTTTTCTTACCAGATCACTCCGGTCTGCTTTTATGGCCACACCCACGTCCCTCGAATTTTCACCAGAACCTCCAAAATTCAGGAAGTGCCGGCCGAAACCATCGCCATCGAGGAAAACACCCAGTATTTCATCAATACCGGATCGGTCGGTCAACCACGTGACGGAGACTGGCGTGCATCCTACTGCATCTACGACATGGATCAAAACCTCGTCAGCTTCCGTAGACTCGAATACGATATCGAGACTGCGCAGAAGAAAATTCTTGATGCCGGACTACCTGAGTCCCTCGCCGAGCGCATTGCCTTCGGCCGCTGA
- a CDS encoding ABC transporter permease, which translates to MRRNPFFSPARIAVIASHTFTHLVRMKVFYFLAVFAVLMVAASLFEMPYSRTTENTAEQELIILKSTAMGSMAMFSMIFAIASTALLIPKDLEDRTLYTILCKPVPRLDYLLGKLAGVLALVAVTLLLMDGLLSIILHLRTSGLIEEEMARGATQGWPQEALDLRKQEISQQGLTWSLQAGIGAVFFKAAIMAAIALLISTFSSSTLFTIIIAVVIYFIGHFTADARDYWLHQQDGAVSIQMKWVSQGISLIFPDFQLYNIIDAAIEGKTVTSSIFIRLLVLTCFYTGIYSVLSWFTFRKKEF; encoded by the coding sequence ATGCGTAGAAACCCGTTTTTTTCCCCGGCCAGAATAGCGGTCATCGCCAGCCACACCTTCACTCATCTGGTCAGGATGAAGGTCTTCTATTTTCTCGCCGTTTTTGCCGTCCTGATGGTCGCAGCCAGCCTGTTCGAAATGCCCTACAGCCGGACCACGGAAAACACCGCCGAGCAGGAACTCATTATCCTTAAAAGCACCGCCATGGGATCCATGGCCATGTTCTCGATGATTTTTGCCATCGCCTCCACCGCCCTGCTCATCCCCAAGGACCTCGAAGACCGCACACTCTACACCATCCTCTGCAAACCGGTCCCCCGGCTCGACTACCTGCTCGGAAAACTGGCCGGAGTGCTCGCGTTGGTCGCCGTCACCCTGCTGCTGATGGATGGTTTACTCTCCATCATCCTTCACCTCCGAACCTCCGGATTAATCGAGGAAGAAATGGCGCGGGGTGCCACCCAAGGCTGGCCGCAGGAAGCTCTGGATCTCAGGAAACAGGAAATCAGCCAGCAAGGACTGACCTGGAGTCTGCAGGCTGGTATTGGGGCCGTCTTTTTTAAAGCCGCGATCATGGCCGCCATCGCCCTGTTGATATCCACCTTCTCCAGCTCCACGCTGTTCACCATCATCATCGCCGTGGTGATCTACTTTATTGGTCACTTCACTGCGGACGCCCGGGATTACTGGCTACACCAGCAAGACGGGGCGGTTTCCATCCAAATGAAATGGGTGTCCCAAGGCATTTCCCTGATCTTCCCGGACTTCCAGCTCTACAACATCATCGACGCCGCCATCGAAGGAAAAACCGTCACCTCGAGTATCTTCATTCGACTGCTCGTCCTGACTTGCTTCTACACCGGCATCTACAGCGTGCTTTCCTGGTTCACCTTCCGCAAAAAGGAATTCTAA
- a CDS encoding ABC transporter ATP-binding protein, with translation MEETPAVQINHLVKEFPSPFRKSKVRAVNDVSLNIMPGEVYGLIGPNGSGKSTTMKALLGLLTPTAGSCFVFGKNSLKTDSRQDIGFLPENPYFYKHLNGEETLRFYAKLCGLRGKQLHQRVDEMLEMVSLEDARHRRIGGYSKGMLQRIGLAQALIHKPRLVILDEPTAGVDPIGSRMIRDLIVDLKQQGVTIFLCSHLLEQVQEVCDQVGIIFHGKLVKEGKLNDLIAIENQTEILIQNADAETLERIRGMIEQQGSAQLLNIGKPRTTLERLFLDEAEKSQSSIHTSSKEPTEKGASDA, from the coding sequence ATGGAAGAAACACCAGCGGTTCAAATCAATCACCTCGTCAAGGAGTTCCCCTCTCCTTTTCGGAAATCAAAGGTACGGGCGGTCAATGACGTCTCCCTGAATATCATGCCTGGAGAAGTCTACGGGCTGATCGGCCCAAACGGCTCGGGAAAATCCACCACCATGAAAGCCCTGCTGGGACTGCTGACCCCGACAGCCGGATCCTGCTTCGTCTTTGGAAAAAATTCGCTCAAGACCGACTCCCGTCAGGACATCGGCTTTCTCCCCGAAAACCCCTACTTTTACAAACACCTCAATGGTGAGGAAACTCTCCGGTTCTATGCCAAACTCTGCGGGCTGAGGGGCAAACAACTCCACCAGCGGGTCGATGAAATGCTCGAAATGGTGTCCCTCGAGGATGCCCGGCACCGCCGCATCGGGGGCTATTCAAAAGGGATGCTCCAACGCATCGGTCTGGCCCAAGCGCTGATTCACAAGCCCAGACTCGTCATTCTCGATGAACCCACCGCCGGAGTCGATCCGATAGGTTCCCGAATGATCCGTGACCTGATCGTCGACCTCAAACAACAAGGGGTCACCATCTTTCTCTGCTCCCACCTGCTCGAGCAAGTCCAGGAGGTCTGCGACCAGGTAGGCATCATCTTCCACGGCAAACTCGTCAAGGAAGGCAAACTCAACGACCTGATCGCCATCGAAAATCAAACCGAGATCCTGATCCAAAATGCCGATGCCGAGACCTTGGAACGTATCCGCGGCATGATCGAACAACAAGGATCGGCGCAATTGCTGAACATCGGCAAGCCCCGAACCACCCTGGAGCGGCTGTTCCTCGACGAAGCAGAAAAATCCCAATCATCCATCCACACCTCATCCAAGGAACCAACAGAGAAAGGAGCCAGCGATGCGTAG
- a CDS encoding outer membrane protein OmpK, with amino-acid sequence MTTRHSFARALTAATLMASPLCFAGDAAPEMKAEASADSSLIQWQDFSLSYLYGDNFKVDPEEQHTLTFEYVAGLSFGDVFTFLDLTYFPGSDESDGLYGEVTPRFSYNKIFGDDLSVGPVSDFLLATSLEYGSGPVETFLAGPAIDLDIPGFDFFQLNLFYRAGLNSDNISDGWQLTPTWSVTVPVGSSEIVFDGFIDWVFATDDSNYEQNLHFNPQLKYNLGKAIMGEDAKLFVGVEYSYWSNKYGIKDSSDFRTDDSVVSFLLKYHF; translated from the coding sequence ATGACCACTAGACATTCCTTCGCCCGAGCTCTTACCGCAGCCACTTTGATGGCTTCCCCACTTTGTTTCGCAGGTGATGCGGCACCGGAAATGAAAGCAGAAGCTTCGGCTGATAGCTCGCTGATCCAGTGGCAGGACTTCAGTTTGAGCTACCTGTATGGTGATAACTTCAAGGTGGACCCGGAAGAGCAGCACACGCTGACCTTCGAGTATGTCGCCGGTCTGAGCTTCGGTGATGTGTTCACTTTTCTTGATTTAACCTACTTCCCGGGTAGTGACGAGTCGGATGGCTTGTATGGTGAGGTCACTCCCCGTTTTAGTTACAACAAGATTTTTGGTGATGACCTGTCGGTCGGTCCTGTGAGTGACTTTCTGCTGGCGACTTCGCTGGAATACGGATCAGGCCCGGTGGAAACGTTCCTTGCTGGTCCGGCGATTGATCTGGACATCCCCGGTTTTGATTTCTTCCAGCTCAACTTGTTTTACCGCGCCGGATTGAATAGCGACAATATTTCCGACGGATGGCAACTCACTCCGACCTGGTCGGTGACGGTTCCGGTGGGAAGTTCCGAGATCGTGTTCGACGGCTTCATCGATTGGGTGTTTGCCACGGATGATTCCAACTATGAGCAAAACCTGCACTTCAACCCGCAGCTGAAGTATAATTTGGGTAAAGCCATCATGGGAGAAGATGCCAAGTTGTTTGTCGGGGTCGAGTACAGTTACTGGTCGAACAAATACGGCATCAAGGACTCCAGTGATTTTCGCACAGATGACAGCGTGGTGAGTTTTCTGCTCAAATACCACTTCTAA
- the mfd gene encoding transcription-repair coupling factor, with the protein MAHEPPSPGPGIKNTLSSKSFRLQLERLLDGTSHAHFDEVHSAAISFITALTAQALKQHAPDARLWITHPNPRTRDRIAAELDLWNIHPLLLPSLPESSDSEIHAAPETLADRLAILNILSSPPQGNKPQVLILSPDSLSDKVPSADSLRSSAFNLRIGDEIDLEAFLQRLSAQGSYEEVTQVHAHGQWARRGGIIDLFSWHAPCPLRIELFDTEIDSLREFDIDSQITTRKIKQSEISLADTEPSIPLQDYLEANDRLLAAGGTPTEKAHASLREEEADEAPAGATTACLGSPLGSFDAGDFILNEARRHRFFQQIAEWKQDNYSIFLTFSNRGERERFEELVDSDFFQQGVVTPLSGELVQGFTVPAARLAFLSSAELFGRYQTPQTRRRNTRIDHQTRARAQTALEDIQEGDLVVHAEYGIGRFEGIEHDEEGHEEIHIEYRDGATLSVPLDHSHLLSKYVGLGGREPSLSRLGTGSWSKARTSAEKSILDYAAKLLQMQAERNTAPGYQHPADSRWMFEFENSFHHNITSGQSEAIEDTKADMEASKPMDRLICGDVGFGKTEVAIRAAFKAVTGGKQAALLCPTTVLAEQHWRTFRERMSDYPLRIELLNRFRKASEVKSTLKGLADGSVDIVIGTHRLISQDVIYKDLGVAIVDEEQRFGVKHKERFKELFRNIDVLTLSATPIPRTLYLSLMGARDMSTIDTPIPGKVPIHTSIHGYDERIIRDAIQREIKRGGQIFFLHNRVKDIDLVRKKLRDLVPEASIVVGHGQMEKDELEVVMRTFVEGKADILLATTIIESGIDIPNANTIIIDRADRFGLADLYQLRGRVGRAGGQAYAILLLPRDLIHGDARKRINAIKQYTALGSGFNIAMRDLEIRGAGNLLGTKQSGHIAAVGFDLYCQLLRQSIDRLKGGKTQQRVDVTLRADFLVFNESEASGLAPDTNLGAYIPADYMPEARLRISAYRELAELVSNKELKALRTRWRDRFGPLPAPVQQLLTATAVKLAANRASISTVEIREQRLMLTRNGEYIFLAHKRHPRLSSASPADKLKEALTMIESI; encoded by the coding sequence GTGGCACATGAACCTCCATCACCCGGCCCGGGGATAAAAAACACCCTCAGCAGCAAATCCTTCAGGCTGCAGCTGGAAAGACTGCTGGATGGAACGAGCCACGCTCACTTCGACGAGGTCCACTCGGCAGCAATCTCATTCATCACGGCACTAACAGCTCAGGCACTCAAACAACACGCTCCCGATGCCAGGCTGTGGATCACCCATCCAAACCCACGCACCCGTGACCGCATTGCGGCAGAGCTGGACCTCTGGAACATTCACCCTCTGCTCCTCCCCAGCCTTCCAGAGTCAAGTGATTCAGAGATCCATGCAGCCCCCGAGACCCTCGCAGATCGACTGGCCATCCTCAATATCTTGAGTAGCCCTCCGCAAGGGAACAAACCTCAGGTCCTGATCCTCAGCCCGGACTCACTCAGCGATAAAGTTCCTTCTGCTGACAGCCTCCGCTCCTCAGCCTTCAACCTCCGGATTGGTGACGAGATCGACCTCGAAGCATTCCTACAACGCCTGTCCGCCCAAGGCAGCTACGAAGAGGTCACCCAGGTACATGCCCACGGACAATGGGCGAGACGTGGTGGCATCATCGACCTCTTCTCTTGGCACGCCCCCTGCCCCCTTCGCATCGAACTCTTTGATACCGAAATCGATTCCCTGCGTGAGTTTGATATCGACTCCCAAATCACGACGCGCAAAATCAAGCAAAGTGAGATCTCCCTGGCCGACACCGAACCTTCCATCCCCCTTCAGGACTATCTCGAAGCTAACGACCGATTGTTAGCAGCGGGAGGAACCCCAACTGAAAAGGCCCACGCTTCGCTACGTGAAGAGGAAGCTGACGAAGCCCCAGCGGGGGCGACGACTGCCTGCCTAGGCAGTCCACTAGGCTCTTTTGATGCCGGGGATTTCATCCTCAACGAAGCCAGACGTCACCGATTTTTCCAACAAATTGCCGAATGGAAACAAGACAACTACTCGATCTTTTTGACCTTCTCCAACCGTGGGGAAAGAGAGCGCTTCGAAGAACTCGTCGATTCCGATTTTTTTCAACAAGGCGTCGTCACCCCCTTATCCGGAGAGCTGGTTCAAGGGTTTACGGTTCCGGCCGCCCGTCTGGCTTTCCTCTCGTCCGCCGAACTCTTTGGCCGCTACCAAACGCCACAAACCAGACGCCGCAACACCCGTATTGACCACCAGACCCGAGCCCGGGCTCAAACAGCACTCGAAGACATCCAGGAAGGCGACCTCGTGGTCCACGCCGAGTATGGTATCGGAAGATTCGAGGGCATCGAGCACGATGAGGAAGGGCACGAGGAAATCCATATCGAATACCGGGATGGAGCCACCCTCAGCGTGCCACTTGACCACTCCCACCTGCTGTCGAAATACGTTGGCCTCGGTGGCCGGGAGCCATCCCTCAGCCGACTGGGAACCGGCAGCTGGAGCAAAGCCAGAACCTCCGCCGAAAAATCAATCCTCGATTACGCGGCCAAACTGCTCCAGATGCAGGCCGAAAGAAACACCGCACCTGGCTACCAACACCCTGCCGACAGTCGCTGGATGTTTGAGTTTGAAAATTCCTTCCACCACAACATCACCTCCGGGCAAAGTGAGGCGATCGAGGATACGAAAGCTGACATGGAAGCCTCCAAGCCCATGGACCGGTTGATCTGTGGCGATGTCGGATTCGGCAAAACGGAGGTAGCCATCAGGGCGGCCTTCAAGGCTGTCACCGGAGGAAAACAGGCAGCCTTACTCTGTCCGACCACCGTTCTCGCCGAACAACACTGGCGCACCTTCAGAGAACGGATGAGCGACTACCCGCTGCGTATCGAACTCCTCAACCGCTTTCGTAAAGCCAGCGAAGTAAAATCCACCCTCAAGGGGCTGGCCGACGGATCCGTCGATATCGTCATCGGCACCCACCGTCTGATATCCCAAGATGTTATCTACAAAGACCTCGGCGTCGCCATCGTCGATGAAGAACAACGCTTCGGCGTCAAACACAAGGAGCGCTTCAAGGAGCTGTTCCGCAACATTGATGTGCTGACCCTGTCCGCTACTCCCATCCCCCGCACCCTCTACCTCTCGTTGATGGGTGCCAGAGACATGTCCACCATCGACACCCCGATCCCGGGTAAGGTCCCCATCCACACCTCGATCCACGGCTATGATGAACGCATCATCCGCGATGCCATCCAACGGGAAATCAAACGCGGAGGCCAGATCTTCTTCCTCCATAACCGGGTGAAAGACATCGATCTCGTCCGTAAAAAATTGCGCGACCTCGTCCCCGAAGCCTCCATCGTTGTCGGCCACGGACAAATGGAAAAAGACGAACTCGAAGTCGTTATGCGCACCTTTGTCGAAGGCAAGGCCGACATCCTGCTCGCCACCACCATCATCGAAAGCGGCATCGACATCCCGAATGCCAACACCATCATCATCGACCGGGCCGACCGCTTTGGCCTGGCCGATCTCTATCAGCTCCGGGGCCGGGTCGGTCGTGCCGGAGGTCAAGCCTATGCGATCCTCCTGCTTCCCCGCGACCTCATCCATGGCGATGCCCGCAAACGAATCAACGCGATCAAACAATACACGGCTCTTGGCTCGGGCTTCAATATCGCCATGCGCGACCTCGAAATCCGGGGAGCAGGCAACCTGCTCGGAACCAAACAATCCGGCCACATCGCCGCCGTCGGGTTCGATCTTTACTGCCAGCTACTCAGGCAATCCATCGACCGATTAAAAGGAGGCAAAACCCAACAACGGGTCGACGTCACCCTGCGCGCCGACTTCCTTGTCTTTAACGAATCCGAAGCCTCCGGACTGGCCCCTGACACCAACCTCGGAGCCTACATCCCGGCCGACTACATGCCGGAAGCCCGACTCAGAATATCCGCCTACCGCGAGTTGGCCGAACTTGTTTCCAACAAAGAGCTCAAAGCACTGCGCACACGTTGGCGAGATCGCTTCGGACCACTGCCCGCCCCCGTGCAACAGTTGCTCACCGCCACTGCAGTCAAACTGGCAGCCAACCGAGCCAGCATCTCAACGGTCGAAATCCGAGAACAACGGCTGATGCTCACCCGCAACGGCGAATATATATTTCTTGCTCACAAACGACACCCGCGCCTCAGTTCAGCCAGCCCTGCCGACAAACTCAAAGAGGCGCTCACCATGATCGAGTCGATTTAA